A region of Granulicella aggregans DNA encodes the following proteins:
- a CDS encoding YifB family Mg chelatase-like AAA ATPase, translating into MLFKARSAAVYGIDANIIDVEVDFSGAKLDKEIFATVGLPDAAVRESRDRVRSAIKNSGFDIPPTRITINLAPADLKKEGSGFDLPIAIGILGAYGALQSKDLSDYLLVGELGLDGSLRAVQGMLPIAIAAREKGIRNLLIPASNAREAAVVEGVNVYPVLSLLEVRALLNGATLGVIQAAPLKVATSDLLDELQHFPFDFKDVRGQHVAKRALEVAAAGGHNILMIGPPGSGKTMLAKRLPSILAPLSFEEALETTKIHSVAGVLDAEQGLVTHRPFRSPHHTISDAGLIGGGMMPRPGEVSLAHNGLLFLDELPEFPRNVLEVLRQPLEDGMVTIARAAMSLSFPARFMLAAAMNPCPCGYFNDKSRECMCTPPMIQRYVSKVSGPLLDRIDIHIEVPAVQYKELRGGSASEGSSEIRARVLKARERQRDRFAQAGDRTRGTATGASRQVYANSQMGTQQIRMHCELNSDAERLLERAMQQQGLSARAHDRILKVARTIADLEESNEIAVKHIAEAIQYRTLDRSYWS; encoded by the coding sequence ATGCTCTTCAAAGCACGTAGCGCTGCGGTGTACGGCATTGACGCGAACATCATCGACGTTGAGGTCGATTTCTCCGGCGCGAAGCTGGACAAAGAGATCTTCGCCACAGTCGGTCTGCCGGACGCGGCAGTCCGCGAGAGCCGGGACCGGGTGCGGTCTGCGATCAAGAACTCCGGCTTCGATATACCTCCTACACGCATCACAATCAATCTGGCCCCGGCTGACCTGAAGAAGGAAGGCTCAGGGTTCGACCTGCCGATTGCGATCGGGATACTGGGAGCGTACGGAGCGCTGCAGTCAAAGGACCTCTCGGACTATCTGCTGGTCGGGGAGCTGGGCCTCGATGGCAGCCTGCGAGCGGTTCAGGGTATGCTGCCGATTGCGATAGCGGCTCGGGAGAAGGGAATTCGCAACTTGCTGATTCCGGCGAGCAATGCTCGTGAGGCGGCGGTGGTAGAGGGTGTGAATGTCTACCCCGTGCTCTCTCTGCTGGAGGTGAGGGCGTTGCTGAACGGGGCAACGCTGGGAGTAATCCAGGCGGCTCCGTTGAAGGTTGCGACGAGCGATCTGTTGGATGAGCTGCAGCACTTTCCGTTCGATTTCAAAGACGTTCGCGGGCAGCATGTAGCGAAGCGGGCGCTGGAGGTCGCGGCGGCCGGAGGACACAACATCCTGATGATTGGGCCGCCGGGGTCGGGTAAGACGATGCTGGCCAAGCGGCTGCCTTCGATCCTCGCGCCACTGAGCTTCGAGGAGGCTCTGGAGACGACGAAGATTCATTCCGTCGCCGGGGTTCTGGATGCGGAGCAGGGGCTGGTGACTCACCGGCCGTTCCGGTCGCCACATCACACGATCTCGGATGCAGGGTTGATTGGCGGCGGGATGATGCCGCGGCCGGGCGAGGTCTCGCTGGCACACAATGGCCTGCTGTTTCTGGATGAGCTGCCGGAGTTTCCCCGGAATGTGCTGGAGGTTTTGCGCCAGCCTCTGGAGGACGGGATGGTGACGATTGCGCGGGCGGCGATGAGTCTCAGCTTCCCGGCCCGGTTCATGCTGGCGGCGGCGATGAATCCGTGCCCGTGCGGCTACTTCAACGACAAGTCCCGGGAGTGCATGTGTACGCCACCGATGATCCAGAGGTACGTCTCGAAGGTGTCGGGGCCTTTGCTTGACCGGATCGACATCCATATCGAGGTTCCCGCAGTGCAGTATAAGGAGCTTCGCGGAGGGAGCGCCTCGGAAGGTTCATCCGAGATTCGAGCCAGGGTGTTGAAGGCGAGGGAGCGGCAACGGGATAGATTTGCACAGGCTGGCGATCGGACCCGCGGGACGGCAACTGGGGCCTCGCGGCAGGTCTATGCGAACTCCCAGATGGGGACGCAGCAGATCCGGATGCACTGCGAGTTGAACTCCGACGCCGAGCGGCTGCTGGAGCGGGCGATGCAGCAGCAGGGGTTGAGCGCCCGGGCCCATGACCGGATTCTGAAGGTAGCGCGGACGATTGCGGACCTGGAGGAGTCGAATGAGATCGCAGTCAAACATATCGCCGAGGCGATCCAATACAGGACGCTCGACAGAAGCTATTGGAGCTAG
- a CDS encoding HEAT repeat domain-containing protein, producing MKYSLDRFHPNRTTRSTVFLCLLAALTFSPQLLVAQNNPQAVAGDTDTPPPSNRPAQDSPTVDIDTAWSMLTSAVLDTKHTALQTQALAALGTIGSSPRAAKMIIEAMHAPDLDIRTAAVLAAGQSPAQTAKRNFSMELRTLLDDKEPQVAVAAASTLWKMGDHSGEDILVAVAAGERKASAGLVDSTRHTITTDLHNPSTIARIGALQGASMLLGPFGFGITAYEYIHKNGADTSRTLAIELLAQSKTKPIHDELINALTDKDVGVRAAAAKALGEYHDKETAAAIANLFYDSKPPVRLTAAAAYLRASGAVVTPTSPRAAKKLR from the coding sequence GTGAAATACTCGCTCGACAGATTCCATCCGAACCGCACAACCCGTAGCACTGTCTTCCTCTGCCTCCTCGCCGCGCTCACCTTCTCGCCGCAACTTCTCGTCGCACAGAACAACCCGCAGGCGGTCGCGGGCGATACCGACACGCCCCCGCCCTCCAACCGTCCCGCACAAGACTCACCTACTGTAGATATCGACACCGCCTGGTCCATGCTCACCTCGGCGGTGCTCGACACAAAACACACGGCGCTGCAGACGCAAGCGCTTGCCGCGCTTGGCACCATCGGCTCCAGCCCGCGCGCCGCGAAGATGATTATCGAGGCGATGCACGCGCCCGACCTCGATATCCGCACCGCCGCCGTCCTGGCTGCGGGTCAGTCTCCCGCGCAGACGGCCAAGCGCAACTTCTCGATGGAGCTTCGCACCCTGCTGGACGATAAGGAGCCGCAGGTCGCAGTGGCCGCCGCCTCGACGCTCTGGAAGATGGGCGACCACTCGGGCGAAGACATCCTCGTGGCTGTCGCCGCAGGCGAGCGCAAGGCCAGCGCGGGTCTGGTGGACTCCACGCGCCACACGATCACGACGGACCTCCATAATCCGTCCACCATCGCTCGTATCGGCGCGCTCCAGGGAGCATCCATGCTGCTGGGGCCCTTTGGCTTCGGTATCACCGCCTACGAGTACATCCACAAGAACGGCGCGGACACTTCACGCACGCTTGCCATTGAACTCCTCGCCCAATCGAAGACCAAGCCCATCCATGACGAGTTGATCAACGCTCTTACGGACAAGGATGTAGGCGTCCGCGCCGCCGCCGCCAAGGCCCTCGGCGAATATCACGACAAGGAGACGGCGGCCGCCATCGCCAACCTCTTCTACGACTCCAAGCCGCCGGTCCGCCTGACCGCCGCAGCCGCCTATCTCCGCGCCTCCGGAGCTGTAGTCACCCCCACCTCTCCACGCGCTGCAAAGAAATTAAGGTAA
- a CDS encoding GNAT family N-acetyltransferase, producing MTAVRLASPQDASAIAHVHVASWRTTYAGIVPDEYLKTLNEADRLPMWQDWLTRDLEIYVADLDGEVVGFATAGPVREPLDRCDAELYAIYLLKGAQRRGLGKPCYVSSQPHSMPRASRQ from the coding sequence ATGACCGCAGTCAGATTGGCGAGCCCACAGGATGCCAGCGCAATCGCGCACGTCCACGTCGCGAGCTGGCGAACGACCTATGCAGGCATCGTCCCTGACGAATACCTGAAAACCCTGAACGAAGCGGACCGCCTGCCCATGTGGCAGGACTGGCTGACTCGCGACCTTGAGATTTACGTTGCCGATCTGGACGGAGAGGTTGTGGGCTTTGCGACTGCCGGGCCGGTTCGCGAGCCTCTCGACAGGTGCGATGCCGAACTGTATGCCATTTACCTGCTGAAAGGCGCGCAACGCCGTGGCCTTGGAAAACCCTGCTACGTAAGCTCGCAACCTCACTCCATGCCAAGGGCTTCAAGGCAATGA
- a CDS encoding MmcQ/YjbR family DNA-binding protein, giving the protein MGTANDFRKLALSLPSVIESSHMNHPDFRVRCADNKLRIFATLSGEAIGRGVVNLTLDQQAAFCEELPDVFSPVQGGWGRMGMTYVHLEAATEDTLLGALTTAHRNVVAKSMEKKAAKSTARKTTRTPAKIKR; this is encoded by the coding sequence ATGGGCACTGCCAACGACTTTCGCAAACTCGCTCTCAGCCTCCCCAGCGTCATCGAGAGCTCGCACATGAACCATCCTGACTTCCGCGTGCGCTGCGCAGACAATAAGCTCCGCATCTTCGCCACGCTCTCCGGCGAGGCTATCGGTCGCGGAGTCGTCAATCTCACCCTCGATCAACAAGCCGCGTTCTGCGAAGAACTTCCCGACGTCTTCTCCCCCGTCCAGGGAGGATGGGGGAGAATGGGCATGACTTACGTTCATCTCGAAGCCGCGACAGAAGACACGCTGCTCGGCGCTCTCACCACCGCGCACCGCAACGTCGTGGCGAAGTCGATGGAGAAGAAGGCCGCCAAATCCACCGCAAGGAAAACCACGCGCACTCCAGCTAAGATCAAGAGGTGA
- a CDS encoding L-serine ammonia-lyase, with protein sequence MNTSLFELFKIGIGPSSSHTVGPMRAALRFVRDLEASGALDRTASVVVHLYGSLALTGIGHGTDRAILLGLLGEAPDTLEPTTVETKLAEIRDSSSLPLLGRHRVPFSEPASLPFHRDQMYPTASVTTHPNGMRFTASDASGALIAEAVFYSVGGGFIVTEAELASPQQTSSRTVPYPFRSAAELLGLASHHDLSIADLLLANEVALLGDISVNITRPGSPSSPSSPEETIKGSILALWHVMQECTTRGIATEGILPGGLNVRRRAHRLAERLNTQGSHDPLAPIDWVTVWAMAVNEENAAGGRVVTAPTNGAAGIIPAIAHYYVHCVAGLPDVALSQQETEAGLIRYFLTAAAIGILYKENASISGAEVGCQGEVGVACSMAAGGLVAALGGTNAQIEHAAEIAMEHNLGMTCDPIGGLVQIPCIERNGMGAVKAINASRMAMHETEGHKLSLDQVIATMYQTGLDMQSRYKETSLAGLALNIIEC encoded by the coding sequence GTGAACACCAGCCTCTTCGAGCTCTTCAAGATCGGGATCGGCCCCTCGAGCTCGCATACCGTCGGCCCCATGCGCGCCGCGCTCCGCTTCGTCCGCGACCTTGAAGCCAGCGGTGCCCTGGACCGCACGGCAAGCGTCGTCGTCCATCTCTACGGTTCGCTCGCGCTGACTGGCATCGGCCACGGCACCGACCGCGCCATTCTCCTCGGCTTGCTTGGCGAAGCTCCTGATACGCTCGAACCCACCACGGTCGAAACGAAGCTCGCGGAGATCCGCGACAGCTCCTCTCTCCCTCTGCTCGGTCGTCATCGCGTTCCCTTCTCCGAGCCCGCCAGCCTTCCCTTCCACCGCGACCAGATGTACCCCACAGCCAGCGTGACCACGCACCCCAATGGCATGCGTTTCACCGCATCCGACGCCTCTGGCGCGCTCATCGCAGAGGCGGTCTTCTACTCCGTTGGTGGCGGCTTCATCGTCACCGAAGCGGAGCTTGCTTCGCCACAGCAAACCTCATCTCGCACTGTCCCTTATCCCTTCCGCAGCGCAGCCGAACTCCTCGGGCTTGCCTCGCACCACGACCTCTCCATCGCGGACTTGTTACTCGCCAACGAGGTCGCTCTCCTCGGCGACATCTCCGTAAACATCACCCGTCCGGGCTCGCCTTCATCGCCTTCATCACCAGAAGAGACGATCAAAGGCAGCATTCTCGCCCTATGGCATGTCATGCAGGAGTGCACCACGCGCGGCATCGCCACCGAAGGCATTCTCCCCGGCGGGCTCAACGTCCGCCGCCGCGCCCATCGGCTCGCGGAACGCCTCAACACGCAAGGCTCACACGATCCGCTCGCGCCGATCGACTGGGTCACCGTTTGGGCCATGGCTGTGAACGAAGAGAACGCCGCCGGAGGCCGCGTCGTGACCGCGCCCACCAACGGAGCCGCAGGCATCATCCCGGCCATCGCGCATTACTACGTCCACTGCGTCGCTGGCCTGCCCGACGTCGCGCTTTCGCAGCAGGAGACCGAGGCTGGCCTCATTCGCTACTTCCTCACCGCCGCCGCCATCGGCATTCTCTACAAAGAGAACGCCAGCATCTCCGGTGCAGAGGTCGGCTGCCAGGGCGAGGTCGGCGTCGCCTGCAGCATGGCCGCCGGAGGTCTCGTCGCCGCGCTCGGAGGCACCAATGCGCAGATCGAACACGCCGCTGAGATCGCGATGGAACACAACCTCGGCATGACCTGCGACCCCATCGGCGGCCTCGTCCAGATCCCCTGCATCGAGCGCAATGGGATGGGCGCGGTCAAGGCGATCAATGCCAGCCGCATGGCCATGCACGAGACCGAAGGCCACAAGCTGTCGCTCGATCAGGTCATCGCGACCATGTATCAAACTGGTTTGGATATGCAGTCGCGGTATAAGGAGACATCGCTGGCCGGGTTAGCCTTGAACATTATCGAGTGCTGA
- a CDS encoding Gfo/Idh/MocA family protein gives MSMNRRSFVRVAASTAALSAMPSFALAQQPLRFAVVGLGQISDIFMKSVSQSTKCKVTGLVSGHVAEKAPKYKSLYGVQDKSIYNYETFDEIAHDPNIDAVYIGLPNSMHAEYTIRAAKAGKHVLCEKPMAISSEECRSMIDACKKANVKLMIAYRVHYDPIWLKVKELARSGAIGEIQEFQGGFRANFKAGQWRLDRKFSGGGSLMDLGIYPLNAIRWIAEEEPASFAAQVATKISGPRFASVEESVEWSMKMPSGVLASAGSSYGVDGDNYLTIYGSEGHLRVSPAYGYQGVRFTGETKTGPIDETSKGVMPYQFTLEADHLADCIRNKTEPWTSGDEGLKDLVAMEGIYKAAGAPIA, from the coding sequence ATGTCCATGAACCGCCGCAGCTTTGTTAGGGTCGCTGCATCGACTGCCGCGTTATCGGCGATGCCTTCGTTCGCGCTGGCGCAGCAGCCGTTGCGCTTCGCTGTAGTTGGACTGGGGCAGATATCCGACATCTTCATGAAGTCCGTCTCGCAATCGACGAAGTGCAAGGTCACGGGGCTGGTGAGCGGTCACGTTGCGGAGAAGGCGCCGAAGTACAAGTCGCTCTATGGCGTTCAGGACAAGTCCATCTACAACTACGAGACCTTCGATGAGATCGCGCACGACCCGAACATCGATGCGGTGTACATCGGGCTGCCGAACAGCATGCACGCCGAGTACACGATCCGAGCGGCGAAGGCGGGCAAGCATGTGCTGTGTGAGAAGCCGATGGCGATCTCCTCGGAGGAGTGCCGCTCGATGATCGATGCCTGCAAGAAAGCGAACGTAAAGCTGATGATCGCGTACCGCGTTCACTACGATCCGATCTGGCTGAAGGTGAAGGAACTCGCACGGTCGGGAGCGATCGGCGAGATCCAGGAGTTCCAGGGCGGCTTCCGCGCCAACTTCAAGGCAGGGCAGTGGCGACTGGACCGGAAGTTTTCGGGTGGTGGGTCCTTGATGGACCTGGGCATCTATCCGCTGAATGCAATTCGTTGGATCGCGGAAGAGGAGCCGGCAAGCTTTGCGGCGCAGGTTGCGACGAAGATCTCCGGGCCGAGGTTCGCCTCGGTGGAGGAGTCGGTGGAGTGGAGTATGAAGATGCCGTCGGGAGTGCTGGCTTCGGCTGGCTCGTCGTATGGCGTGGATGGCGACAACTATCTGACCATCTACGGCTCGGAGGGCCACCTTCGCGTTAGCCCGGCGTATGGATATCAGGGCGTGAGGTTCACCGGCGAGACGAAGACAGGCCCGATCGACGAGACGAGCAAAGGAGTTATGCCATACCAGTTCACGCTGGAGGCCGACCATCTTGCGGACTGCATTCGGAACAAGACGGAGCCGTGGACGAGCGGGGATGAAGGGCTGAAGGATCTGGTAGCGATGGAAGGGATTTATAAAGCGGCCGGGGCGCCGATTGCGTGA
- a CDS encoding NAD(P)/FAD-dependent oxidoreductase: MTQTDICIAGAGIIGLSLALELHARGLSVIVLDSGAPMQQASTAAAGMLAADDPHNPPEISDLSHLSLTLYPAFLDRVHSLSGVAVPFQTQRTLQSLSDNRAPTLPQELRAKLMIEEDSTALDPDSGFIFLAERSIDPRQLAPALIAAVANTLIQAIYDSPVISTSYGAGSVTVQTPAATIQASHFIDCTGAWAGSSDNDANFRAIPVKGQMLSLALPADLPLRTTLRTEDIYIVPRTLGPAAGRAIVGATVEEAGFDRTVEPAAIESLRQRAISLIPGLAHATIVDSWAGLRPATPDRLPILGRHPTRPHHWLAAGHYRNGILLAPATAKVMSDLILDRTPAISLEAFSASRHTLSLAIGVL, from the coding sequence ATGACTCAAACGGACATCTGCATCGCCGGCGCTGGAATCATCGGCCTCTCGCTCGCGCTCGAGCTTCACGCCCGCGGACTCAGCGTCATCGTCCTCGACTCCGGCGCACCGATGCAGCAGGCCTCGACCGCCGCCGCTGGAATGCTCGCCGCAGATGATCCACACAATCCGCCCGAGATCTCTGACCTCTCGCACCTCAGCCTAACGCTCTATCCTGCGTTCCTCGACCGCGTTCACTCTCTTAGCGGCGTCGCGGTTCCCTTCCAGACGCAGCGCACCCTCCAGTCCCTCTCAGACAACCGCGCACCTACGCTACCACAGGAACTGCGAGCCAAACTGATGATTGAAGAGGACAGCACGGCGCTCGATCCGGACTCTGGCTTCATCTTCCTCGCCGAGCGTTCCATTGACCCACGCCAACTCGCGCCAGCACTGATAGCCGCCGTTGCCAACACACTGATCCAAGCGATCTACGATTCGCCTGTCATCTCAACCAGCTACGGCGCGGGCTCAGTCACCGTACAGACTCCCGCCGCGACGATCCAGGCCAGCCACTTCATCGACTGCACGGGAGCATGGGCTGGTTCTAGCGATAACGACGCCAACTTCCGCGCCATCCCAGTGAAGGGTCAGATGCTCTCCCTCGCTCTGCCCGCCGATCTGCCGCTCAGGACGACGCTCCGCACGGAAGACATCTACATCGTTCCGCGCACACTCGGGCCCGCCGCAGGCCGCGCCATCGTCGGGGCGACGGTTGAAGAAGCTGGGTTCGACAGGACAGTTGAACCGGCAGCCATCGAATCGCTGCGTCAGCGCGCCATCTCTCTCATCCCCGGTCTCGCTCACGCGACGATCGTCGATTCGTGGGCCGGTCTTCGCCCCGCGACCCCAGATCGACTTCCCATCCTGGGTCGGCATCCCACCCGACCCCATCACTGGCTCGCCGCGGGCCACTATCGCAATGGCATCCTGCTTGCGCCAGCTACGGCGAAGGTAATGTCGGACCTCATTCTGGATCGCACGCCAGCTATCTCCCTTGAAGCCTTCTCTGCGTCGCGACACACACTTTCCTTAGCGATCGGCGTCCTATAG
- a CDS encoding citrate synthase has protein sequence MSTTLAPKGLEGIVATTSSICYIDGDAGVLSYRGIDIHELASHSTFEETTYLLWFGKLPTADELASFSAELAAARVLPEKVIELLHTVPADATPMQVLRTAVSLLSIYDADEPSSTHEANVRKAYRLTSQIAMLVATFDRVRKGKAIVEADPTFSHAANFLWMLNGEKPSETATRAFDIALILHADHELNASTFAARVIAATLADIHSAITGAIGALSGPLHGGANEATMRLLYAIEKAGADPVEYVRDMLAAKKKISGFGHRVYHTEDPRATHLRRMSEELGKAAGNTKWFDMSRKIEGYIKSEKKLNANVDFYSASTYTTLGIDIDLFTPIFAVSRISGWAAHVIEQHDDNRLIRPRADYQGPAYPAPYIAIADRP, from the coding sequence ATGTCCACCACGCTTGCACCAAAGGGTCTCGAAGGCATCGTAGCCACGACCTCCTCGATCTGCTACATCGACGGCGACGCCGGCGTCCTCTCCTATCGCGGAATCGACATCCACGAACTCGCGAGCCATTCCACCTTCGAAGAGACCACCTATCTTCTCTGGTTCGGCAAGCTCCCCACAGCGGATGAACTTGCTTCTTTCTCCGCTGAGCTCGCCGCTGCCCGTGTGCTTCCCGAAAAGGTCATCGAGCTTCTCCATACCGTCCCGGCAGATGCCACCCCGATGCAGGTCCTCCGCACGGCTGTGTCTCTGCTCAGCATCTACGACGCCGACGAACCCAGCAGCACGCACGAGGCCAACGTTCGCAAGGCCTATCGCCTTACCTCGCAGATCGCCATGCTGGTCGCCACCTTCGACCGCGTTCGCAAAGGCAAGGCCATCGTCGAGGCTGATCCAACGTTCTCGCACGCCGCCAACTTCCTTTGGATGCTCAATGGCGAAAAGCCTTCCGAGACCGCGACGCGTGCCTTCGACATCGCCCTCATCCTGCACGCCGACCACGAGCTGAATGCCAGCACCTTCGCCGCCCGCGTCATCGCGGCAACCCTCGCGGACATTCACTCTGCCATTACGGGAGCCATCGGCGCGCTCAGCGGCCCGCTGCACGGCGGCGCGAACGAAGCCACCATGCGTCTGCTCTACGCCATTGAGAAGGCTGGAGCCGATCCTGTCGAATACGTCCGCGACATGCTTGCGGCGAAGAAGAAGATCTCCGGGTTCGGGCACCGCGTTTATCACACGGAGGATCCACGCGCGACCCACCTCCGCCGTATGTCCGAGGAGCTCGGCAAGGCCGCCGGCAACACCAAGTGGTTCGATATGTCCCGCAAGATCGAGGGCTATATCAAGTCAGAGAAGAAGTTGAACGCCAACGTTGACTTCTACTCGGCCTCCACCTACACGACCCTCGGCATCGATATCGACCTATTCACTCCGATCTTCGCTGTCAGCCGCATCTCCGGATGGGCCGCTCATGTGATCGAGCAGCACGACGACAACCGCCTCATCCGCCCCCGCGCCGACTACCAGGGTCCCGCCTACCCTGCGCCTTACATCGCGATTGCAGACAGGCCTTAA
- a CDS encoding DinB family protein, protein MKQRIALKMMVAVLACSGSVMAMNAQMASAPKVAAGTIIEPSKSFGDGLSSFEKQLMGVVNAMPAEKYDFAPSAAIFVPAEKTQYDGVRTFGAMVLHIAEANYYYGSALSGTKPDVDTKALETLKGKEKIVAALEASFAFAHKAIGTLTPANAFESVRGTGTRASLAGGVIAHGFDHYGQLCEYLRMNGIVPPASAK, encoded by the coding sequence ATGAAGCAGCGGATTGCGTTGAAGATGATGGTTGCGGTATTGGCTTGTAGCGGTTCAGTGATGGCGATGAATGCTCAGATGGCGTCCGCACCAAAGGTGGCTGCTGGGACGATTATTGAGCCGTCAAAGAGCTTCGGTGATGGGCTGAGCAGCTTCGAGAAGCAGTTGATGGGCGTAGTGAATGCGATGCCCGCGGAGAAGTACGACTTCGCCCCGAGCGCGGCGATCTTTGTGCCAGCAGAAAAGACCCAGTACGACGGCGTGCGGACGTTTGGCGCGATGGTGCTGCATATTGCCGAGGCCAACTATTACTACGGCAGCGCGCTCAGCGGAACCAAGCCAGACGTCGATACGAAGGCGCTCGAGACCCTGAAGGGTAAGGAGAAGATCGTGGCGGCGCTGGAGGCCTCTTTCGCGTTTGCGCATAAGGCGATTGGGACTCTGACGCCGGCAAATGCGTTTGAGAGTGTTCGCGGTACCGGCACGCGCGCCAGCCTGGCGGGCGGCGTGATCGCGCATGGCTTCGACCATTATGGGCAGCTTTGCGAGTATCTGCGGATGAATGGAATTGTGCCGCCGGCTAGCGCGAAGTAA